A genomic window from Cucumis melo cultivar AY chromosome 8, USDA_Cmelo_AY_1.0, whole genome shotgun sequence includes:
- the LOC103495828 gene encoding uncharacterized protein LOC103495828 yields MHEQSRTNKVAKLLDKSSLTIIIAGPTRLYNDNTSSLRNMVSQSILWSYSRKHTLEVANSFRRPLRMRIIRCWNFSHSPSERVLNHSMRTRYVKKIWVNDQATQKVWVGYLSPSPARVVLAVLRPHLSKLKRSNKLKS; encoded by the exons ATGCATGAGCAATCACGAACGAACAAGGTTGCTAAGCTACTAGACAAAAGTAGCCTTACAATCATAATAGCGGGTCCAACTCGTTTATACAACGACAACACGAGCTCATTGAGAAACATGGTCAGCCAATCGATCTTGTGGAGTTATTCAAGGAAACACACCCTTGAAGTGGCCAATTCGTTTCGCAGGCCAttgaggatgcgcat AATCAGATGCTGGAACTTTAGTCACAGCCCATCCGAGAGGGTTCTCAACCACTCTATGAGGACGAGATATGTGAAAAAGATTTGGGTAAACGACCaagctactcaaaaggtctggGTTGGGTACCTAAGCCCAAGTCCCGCAAGAGTTGTGCTAGCAGTTCTTCGACCTCATCTTTCCAAGCTAAAGAGGTCGAATAAGCTAAAGTCTTGA